A portion of the Candidatus Campbellbacteria bacterium genome contains these proteins:
- a CDS encoding polyribonucleotide nucleotidyltransferase — protein sequence MKTERTYTHKEKDGEIVVSFNDLADQAWSSVLVRKNGTVVLVTVTASENIKDTDYFPLSVEYIERYYSIGAILGSRFMRRENRPSDQAILNGRIVDRTIRPLFDDSIRNEVQVVVTVLGIGTANPDVLGVLGASLALGTSAIPWRGPVSASRIARKNRGDEWETNPEYKLNDSYYDCEMLACGVEEGINMIELEAEEVEEKDVYDGLNIAFEEIKKLQAFQKEVINKEKMGKAHFPLQTTPQSVSALFNETMGAKIKDTIFGSQGKEGIGKAESEWMQVAEDRLSADELKFAERCFSDAVDEIVHKEAVVNKKRVDGRDMDSIRPLFAKAGGFAEAIHGTGIFYRGGTHVLTALTLGSPGDGLLLDTIEDQDTTKHFIHHYNFPPYSTGETGRFGGTNRRAIGHGALAEKALRPIIPDKEIFPYTIRLVSECMASNGSTSMGSVCASTLALMDGGVPIKSTVAGIAMGLMNYKDDYCILTDIQGPEDHYGDMDLKVAGSKVGITAIQMDVKVDSVSIKVLTETIDKARIAREKIIDVIHEEIPKPRTELSKDAPHIKSLKINPDLIGKVIGSGGKTIKAIKESSLADTIDVEDDGTIFISGTKEATEKASQKIESITHEYKEGEEFDGEVVSVTDFGAFVSIGAEAEGLVHVSEFAPERIDSPGKLVSVRDIVPVVIKEIKENNKISLSIKDRDPKFFAEKLENLPKVQTRPPALRQKKNYGNERRKKYQRK from the coding sequence ATGAAGACAGAGAGAACCTACACCCATAAAGAAAAGGATGGGGAAATAGTTGTTTCATTTAATGATCTCGCCGATCAAGCGTGGAGTTCTGTTCTTGTAAGAAAAAACGGAACTGTTGTTCTTGTAACGGTAACTGCTTCAGAGAACATAAAAGATACAGATTACTTTCCTCTCAGTGTTGAGTACATAGAGAGGTATTATTCCATAGGCGCAATTCTGGGCAGCCGTTTCATGCGAAGGGAAAACCGACCTTCAGATCAAGCGATACTTAATGGTCGTATTGTTGATAGGACGATAAGACCTTTGTTTGATGATTCAATAAGAAATGAAGTGCAAGTGGTTGTAACAGTTCTTGGTATTGGAACTGCCAACCCTGATGTGCTTGGAGTTCTTGGTGCGTCTCTCGCGCTTGGAACATCTGCTATACCTTGGAGAGGACCGGTGTCTGCTTCTCGGATAGCGAGAAAAAATAGAGGTGATGAGTGGGAGACAAATCCAGAATATAAATTAAACGACAGTTATTATGACTGTGAGATGTTGGCTTGTGGAGTTGAGGAAGGAATTAATATGATTGAACTTGAGGCGGAAGAGGTTGAAGAAAAAGATGTTTATGATGGACTGAATATAGCGTTTGAGGAGATAAAGAAACTACAGGCATTCCAAAAAGAGGTTATAAATAAAGAAAAAATGGGGAAGGCGCATTTTCCTCTTCAGACAACACCGCAAAGTGTTTCGGCATTGTTTAACGAAACGATGGGTGCGAAAATTAAAGACACCATCTTTGGTTCGCAGGGAAAAGAGGGTATTGGAAAAGCAGAGAGTGAGTGGATGCAGGTAGCTGAAGACAGGTTGTCGGCAGACGAATTAAAGTTTGCAGAAAGATGTTTTTCTGATGCAGTTGATGAGATTGTGCATAAAGAAGCAGTAGTCAACAAAAAGAGGGTTGATGGACGAGATATGGATTCTATTCGCCCACTTTTTGCAAAAGCCGGAGGTTTTGCAGAAGCGATACACGGAACTGGAATTTTTTACAGAGGGGGAACACATGTCCTAACAGCTTTGACACTTGGCTCTCCTGGGGATGGTCTTCTTTTGGATACGATAGAGGATCAAGACACAACAAAACATTTTATCCATCACTATAATTTTCCTCCATACTCAACGGGTGAAACAGGAAGGTTTGGCGGAACTAATCGCCGTGCAATAGGTCACGGCGCACTTGCAGAAAAAGCGCTTCGTCCAATAATACCAGACAAAGAAATTTTTCCATACACGATAAGGTTGGTCTCAGAGTGTATGGCTTCCAACGGCTCTACTTCTATGGGTTCTGTGTGTGCGAGCACCCTTGCTCTGATGGACGGTGGCGTTCCGATAAAATCAACTGTTGCCGGCATTGCGATGGGACTCATGAATTATAAAGATGATTATTGCATTTTGACAGACATACAAGGACCCGAAGACCATTATGGCGATATGGATTTGAAAGTTGCAGGAAGTAAGGTTGGAATAACTGCCATACAAATGGATGTGAAAGTGGATTCTGTTTCTATTAAAGTGTTAACAGAAACAATTGATAAAGCGAGAATTGCGAGAGAGAAGATAATAGATGTGATACACGAGGAGATACCAAAGCCACGCACGGAATTATCAAAAGATGCGCCACACATAAAATCACTCAAAATAAATCCCGACTTGATAGGTAAAGTTATTGGATCAGGTGGCAAGACGATAAAAGCAATAAAAGAATCATCCCTTGCTGACACTATTGATGTTGAGGATGACGGAACAATTTTTATATCAGGAACAAAAGAAGCAACAGAAAAAGCATCTCAAAAGATAGAGAGCATCACACATGAATATAAAGAAGGTGAAGAGTTTGATGGCGAGGTTGTAAGTGTTACTGATTTTGGCGCGTTTGTGAGCATAGGAGCAGAGGCTGAAGGTCTTGTTCATGTGTCCGAATTCGCACCTGAGAGGATTGATTCTCCAGGTAAATTGGTGTCCGTGAGAGATATCGTTCCGGTTGTAATCAAAGAGATAAAAGAAAATAACAAAATTTCCTTATCAATAAAAGACAGAGATCCTAAGTTTTTTGCTGAAAAATTAGAGAATTTGCCAAAAGTGCAGACACGCCCACCTGCATTAAGACAGAAAAAGAACTATGGAAATGAACGAAGAAAAAAATACCAAAGAAAATAA
- a CDS encoding tyrosine-type recombinase/integrase, giving the protein MKIKDILRQFLEYLEVEKGRQVKTVENYQRYLERFFEHTKIDTVEKIDEESVRQYRLWLNRQKTHEGSVKTNTQNYHLIALRMFLKYCRARGIKTLSPDAIPLAKIAMRDLDLITIDELKRLLSSSDGKTIKDLRNKAILETLFSTGLRVSELCSLPRYIDLTRDDVVVRGKGDKVRVVFLSKSAKEAIKNYLNARQDTDEALFINHSAKKGETLRITTRSVERIVERLAREVGISKKVTPHILRHSFATDLLYNGADIRSVQELLGHSNISTTQIYTHITNKQLGEVHKKFHNNKKER; this is encoded by the coding sequence ATGAAGATAAAAGACATATTAAGGCAATTTCTGGAATATCTTGAAGTGGAGAAAGGTCGGCAGGTGAAAACTGTTGAGAATTACCAGCGATATCTTGAGCGCTTTTTTGAGCATACAAAAATTGATACAGTTGAAAAAATAGATGAAGAAAGCGTACGGCAATACCGACTCTGGCTCAACAGACAGAAAACACACGAAGGTTCTGTAAAGACCAACACACAAAACTACCACCTCATCGCGCTCAGGATGTTCTTGAAATACTGCAGAGCAAGAGGCATCAAAACACTCTCCCCTGATGCAATCCCACTTGCAAAAATAGCAATGAGAGATCTTGATCTGATAACAATAGATGAACTGAAAAGATTGCTTTCATCATCAGACGGCAAGACAATAAAAGATTTAAGAAACAAAGCAATCTTGGAAACACTTTTCTCAACAGGGCTTCGTGTTTCTGAACTCTGTTCCCTACCTCGCTACATAGACCTAACAAGAGATGATGTAGTGGTCAGAGGAAAGGGAGACAAAGTGAGAGTTGTCTTTTTGTCCAAGTCAGCAAAAGAAGCAATAAAAAATTATCTTAACGCAAGACAAGACACCGACGAAGCGCTGTTTATAAACCACTCAGCGAAAAAAGGAGAAACACTTCGCATAACAACTCGCTCCGTAGAAAGAATTGTAGAACGATTGGCGAGAGAAGTCGGAATATCAAAAAAGGTTACCCCACACATCCTTCGTCATAGTTTTGCAACCGACCTTTTATACAACGGAGCAGATATTCGCTCCGTTCAGGAACTTTTGGGGCACTCAAATATATCAACAACACAGATTTACACACACATAACGAACAAACAGCTTGGAGAAGTCCATAAAAAGTTTCATAATAACAAAAAAGAACGATAA
- the rpsO gene encoding 30S ribosomal protein S15, protein MLTKTKPRKVGLHEKDTGSPEAQVLFITERIDEIANHLKKNKKDVPARRGLLRLVSERRKHLRYLQKKNKDRYRALVKKLELN, encoded by the coding sequence ATGTTAACAAAGACAAAACCAAGAAAAGTCGGTCTTCATGAAAAAGATACAGGGTCTCCTGAGGCTCAGGTTTTATTTATTACAGAGAGGATTGATGAGATAGCAAATCATCTGAAAAAAAATAAAAAGGATGTACCTGCTCGAAGGGGACTTTTGAGATTGGTTTCGGAAAGAAGAAAACATTTGCGTTATTTACAAAAGAAAAATAAAGATAGATATAGAGCTCTTGTAAAAAAGCTCGAATTGAACTAA
- a CDS encoding NYN domain-containing protein, with amino-acid sequence MSIIQHPDQRVGIFIDTQNLYHSARNLYNKKVDFSKVVKVALAKRRLIRAIAYVITTEAGDETMFVEALSKMGVEAKAKDLQVFPGGVKKADWDVGIAVDSITLAPKLDVVVLVTGDGDFVAAVYYLKMLGCQVEVVTFGQSCSSRLRESVDLFTDLSESPKDFLLG; translated from the coding sequence ATGAGTATTATTCAACACCCTGATCAAAGGGTTGGAATTTTCATAGACACACAAAATCTTTATCACAGCGCGAGAAACCTTTACAATAAAAAAGTTGATTTTAGCAAAGTAGTTAAGGTTGCTCTTGCAAAGCGACGCCTTATAAGAGCAATTGCTTATGTCATAACAACAGAGGCAGGTGATGAGACTATGTTTGTGGAAGCATTATCCAAAATGGGAGTGGAAGCAAAAGCGAAAGACCTACAGGTATTTCCTGGTGGTGTAAAGAAAGCAGACTGGGATGTCGGCATCGCAGTTGATTCCATAACCCTCGCACCAAAGCTTGATGTTGTCGTTCTTGTAACAGGCGACGGAGACTTTGTTGCTGCTGTTTATTATCTTAAGATGCTTGGTTGTCAGGTTGAAGTTGTTACCTTCGGACAATCCTGTTCATCTCGACTTAGAGAATCCGTTGATTTATTTACTGATTTATCGGAATCTCCCAAGGACTTTTTGTTGGGGTAA